From the Halodesulfovibrio sp. genome, one window contains:
- a CDS encoding divergent polysaccharide deacetylase family protein produces the protein MSKSQQNQFKRWPYYILAVVSCFTLAALVFVLTDHTSPKKAEAVTEHRAPVHIASLPYEERLDAPMEEGVKRIDYAILRALQNTNVSTSGIKLVSIKQQKYGDEIFHFQQLHINSQYSAQELIKPIAAALVQWSDKATLTKLSDAVYRVALNDVETHLLKFTQNTKPVVPAKDAATLDIGGHLTIVIDDLGESISAAHSLAGLRYPVTFAIWPRASYPKEIAAIAKAASREVIIHQPMEPISADAKPGPGAVYVTMTPEEIRSTIRTNLKLVPGAVGLNNHMGSKFTQNRNAVRAVAQEAKKSGFFVLDSVTHAKSVFFDEAKRQGLVAFRRSVFIDNVKEVQSILHQLKKAERIALAKGTAIAIGHPYPATLLALQEWEKQRNKKVAVVTLSELLDF, from the coding sequence ATGTCTAAATCACAACAGAACCAGTTTAAACGCTGGCCTTACTATATACTTGCTGTTGTAAGTTGCTTTACACTGGCTGCACTCGTTTTTGTGCTGACTGACCATACTTCCCCAAAAAAAGCTGAAGCTGTAACAGAGCACCGCGCTCCAGTGCATATTGCGTCTCTACCGTATGAAGAACGTCTCGACGCTCCTATGGAAGAAGGGGTTAAACGAATTGATTATGCAATATTACGGGCACTACAAAACACTAACGTTTCTACATCCGGCATTAAACTTGTTTCTATTAAGCAGCAAAAGTACGGTGATGAAATATTTCATTTTCAACAATTACATATCAACTCACAGTACAGTGCCCAAGAACTTATTAAGCCTATTGCCGCTGCACTGGTACAATGGTCGGACAAAGCCACTCTCACCAAACTTTCAGATGCAGTATACCGTGTCGCGCTCAATGATGTAGAAACACACTTACTTAAGTTTACTCAGAATACTAAACCAGTAGTTCCTGCCAAGGATGCAGCAACTTTGGATATTGGCGGTCATCTCACTATTGTGATAGACGACCTAGGTGAAAGCATTTCGGCAGCACATTCGCTTGCAGGCTTACGCTATCCTGTAACCTTTGCGATATGGCCACGAGCATCATATCCTAAAGAAATTGCAGCAATAGCAAAAGCTGCCTCCCGTGAAGTCATCATTCATCAGCCAATGGAGCCGATATCTGCTGACGCTAAACCGGGACCCGGAGCCGTATACGTCACCATGACACCTGAAGAGATTCGAAGCACTATTCGGACAAACTTGAAACTTGTTCCCGGGGCTGTTGGGCTAAACAACCATATGGGATCAAAGTTCACGCAAAACCGAAATGCCGTTCGAGCTGTTGCACAGGAAGCAAAGAAGAGTGGGTTCTTTGTTTTAGACAGCGTAACTCATGCAAAATCAGTGTTTTTTGACGAAGCAAAGCGGCAAGGTTTAGTTGCCTTCCGGAGAAGTGTTTTCATCGATAATGTAAAAGAGGTTCAAAGTATTCTGCATCAGCTTAAAAAAGCTGAACGCATAGCTCTGGCAAAAGGCACTGCCATTGCTATAGGACATCCATATCCAGCAACCTTGCTTGCATTGCAAGAGTGGGAAAAGCAGCGCAACAAAAAGGTGGCGGTTGTCACATTATCAGAGCTTCTGGACTTCTAA
- a CDS encoding S41 family peptidase, producing the protein MRLTMWLVAIMTTALLAFTSIPGMATDAQSKFESLKRFSQILDLVERYYVQDVPRTDLINGAIDGMLQSLDPHSTFMDQEEYKSMQESTTGEFFGIGVEITQDETGVLRVVTPIEDTPADKAGLAAGDLILEVNGSLTQDLGLRESVARIKGEKGSKVKLTILSKKAKAPREVEIVRDSIPLISAKVRELDDGVIWVRLSRFSENTTDELKEKLTAYTKNHKIKGVVLDLRNNPGGLLDQSIKIADIFLQGGTVVSIKGKGNDSRNFDAAKQSSDITAPMVVLINAGSASASEIVAGALRDHKRALIVGEPSFGKGSVQNIIPLNDGSAIKLTIARYFTPDGTSIQAKGIKPDLLVPFEAPAKEEDPTVKFLNAPREKDLQGHLETADENKKTSSFKRNEDVQKRLDKDNQLRLAASLVQTLPRIKTLN; encoded by the coding sequence ATGCGCTTAACTATGTGGTTAGTCGCCATCATGACTACAGCTTTACTTGCTTTTACTTCTATTCCGGGCATGGCGACCGACGCCCAAAGTAAGTTTGAGTCTCTCAAGCGATTTAGCCAGATTCTGGATCTCGTCGAACGCTACTATGTACAAGATGTTCCACGAACAGACCTTATCAATGGTGCCATCGATGGCATGTTGCAGTCTCTCGACCCGCACTCCACATTCATGGATCAGGAAGAGTACAAAAGCATGCAGGAATCCACCACTGGTGAATTTTTTGGCATCGGCGTAGAAATCACACAGGACGAAACAGGTGTACTGCGCGTAGTAACACCTATTGAAGATACTCCGGCTGACAAAGCAGGGCTCGCCGCTGGCGACCTTATTCTTGAAGTAAACGGTAGCCTGACACAAGACCTCGGTCTGCGAGAATCAGTAGCACGCATCAAAGGCGAGAAAGGCAGCAAAGTTAAGCTGACTATTCTTTCTAAAAAGGCAAAAGCTCCACGCGAAGTGGAAATTGTGCGTGACTCTATCCCGCTCATCAGCGCTAAAGTGCGCGAGCTAGACGACGGTGTTATTTGGGTACGCCTCAGCCGCTTCTCCGAAAACACTACTGATGAACTCAAAGAAAAACTCACTGCGTACACCAAAAATCACAAAATTAAAGGTGTAGTGCTTGATTTACGTAACAACCCTGGTGGACTGTTAGATCAGTCTATCAAAATTGCAGACATCTTCCTGCAAGGCGGCACAGTTGTTTCTATCAAGGGTAAAGGAAACGATTCCCGTAACTTTGATGCAGCTAAGCAGTCATCTGACATTACGGCGCCAATGGTTGTGCTCATTAACGCTGGTTCCGCTTCTGCTTCTGAAATTGTTGCAGGTGCACTTCGCGATCATAAACGTGCACTCATCGTAGGTGAGCCGAGCTTCGGTAAGGGTTCTGTGCAAAACATCATCCCACTTAACGACGGAAGCGCTATTAAGCTTACAATCGCACGGTACTTCACCCCTGACGGCACATCTATTCAGGCAAAAGGCATCAAGCCTGACCTGTTAGTACCGTTTGAAGCTCCAGCTAAAGAAGAAGACCCGACTGTGAAGTTCCTTAATGCACCACGCGAAAAAGACCTTCAAGGTCATCTTGAAACAGCAGATGAAAATAAAAAGACATCTTCTTTCAAGCGTAACGAAGATGTGCAGAAACGCCTTGATAAAGACAACCAACTTAGACTCGCTGCAAGTCTTGTTCAGACATTGCCGCGCATCAAAACATTAAATTAG
- the ndk gene encoding nucleoside-diphosphate kinase, whose product MIQRTFSIIKPDATARNLEGKILAHIQGAGLRVVAMKKIRMTQEQAEGFYHVHKERPFFQSLIEFMTSGPVVCSVLEGENAIENYRAIMGATNPADAADGTIRKEFAENIEANSVHGSDAPETAEYEINYFFNNLEITG is encoded by the coding sequence ATGATTCAGAGAACGTTTTCTATTATTAAACCAGACGCAACCGCACGCAACCTTGAAGGAAAAATTCTTGCACACATTCAAGGTGCTGGACTTCGCGTCGTTGCGATGAAAAAAATTCGCATGACCCAAGAACAGGCTGAAGGATTTTACCACGTTCACAAAGAGCGTCCTTTCTTCCAAAGCCTCATTGAGTTCATGACATCAGGTCCTGTTGTCTGTTCTGTTCTTGAAGGCGAAAACGCAATTGAAAACTATCGTGCTATCATGGGTGCAACCAACCCTGCTGATGCAGCTGACGGTACCATCCGCAAGGAGTTTGCAGAAAACATCGAAGCCAACTCTGTTCATGGCTCTGATGCTCCTGAAACTGCTGAGTACGAGATTAATTACTTCTTTAATAATCTGGAGATCACTGGCTAA